Within the Gammaproteobacteria bacterium genome, the region GAGGGGCGCTTTTCCGCCGCGTCAGGACGTGCGCCGCTCCTGCCGCTGACAGACCGGATCGCCTCGCGCAGGCTCGTGGCTACCTCGGGCTTATTCATTATGGGTTAATTTTCCTTGCATGCCGCGCGCCGGCGCCTGACCGCCCAGCGCCTGGGTTGCGGTGGTGAGATTGTGATCCAGCATGCCCACGTAGGTGCCCTCATAAGTCCCTTCGGCGCCCATGGCGTCGGAGAACAGCTCGCCGCCGATTTCGACCTCATGACCCCGAGCGCGCGCGCCTTCGATCAGCGCCTGGATGTTCTGCTGTGAGACGGTGGTTTCGACGAATACCGCCGCCGTTCTGGTCTTGACGATCAGGTCGATCAGATCGTTGACTCGCTTGAGGCCCGCCTCCGACTCGGTGGAAAGCCCCTGCACGCCCCGCACGTCCAGACCATAGGCCTTGCCGAAGTAATTGAACGCGTCGTGGGAGGTCACCATCAGCGGCTTGTGATCCCCCCGCGCGCCCGGGATAGTGGCGGTATGTCGCAGGCCGTACTGGTGCAGCTTATCGAGCTGTTGACGGTACCTTTGCGCGTTGCGCTCATAGTAATCGGTGCTATCCGGGTCGAACTCCGCCAGCGAGCGGGACACGACCTCTACGGCCTGTGACCAGGCGCTGACATCCATCCACACGTGCGGATCGAACTGCCCATGCGCCTCGATCAGGTAATTTCTGTCGATCAGATCCGTCACC harbors:
- a CDS encoding zinc ABC transporter substrate-binding protein, which translates into the protein MLVVAAVGACADDAADNSDTVVGDRPYRITATVGMVGDIAEQVAGNRAEVNVIIGPGVDPHLYTPTRDDVVSFKDADIIFYTGLLLEGRMIDTLTAVGRTKPVYAVTDLIDRNYLIEAHGQFDPHVWMDVSAWSQAVEVVSRSLAEFDPDSTDYYERNAQRYRQQLDKLHQYGLRHTATIPGARGDHKPLMVTSHDAFNYFGKAYGLDVRGVQGLSTESEAGLKRVNDLIDLIVKTRTAAVFVETTVSQQNIQALIEGARARGHEVEIGGELFSDAMGAEGTYEGTYVGMLDHNLTTATQALGGQAPARGMQGKLTHNE